In Blautia wexlerae DSM 19850, a single window of DNA contains:
- a CDS encoding ABC transporter substrate-binding protein, with protein sequence MRKKVLSAVLAATMVAGMMGNVVSVSAEEKYDLTLYSVNTTDPDFDDWLANVEEATGLNINVVAAPTDSDTRQQKITTILSTGDSSVDVIEINDEMSAAFKNSGWLDGLNDTVMTDDIVDQFAQGYIADMITDKDGNIVGVPGYSGYLAFWVNQEIMDEVGIESIDTKEDFMKYMEAVSKDGRYGYGGSWEKTYSFNEIAQFVNMFGGDYFDWTKEENKEAIQFLHDLVANNETPIDEIADKYDQMNPKINDGKYGCWFMWGLGTDYAKADMLGEDKIHMAMVPDFSGNGERAIFTDSWNYVLNSASKNKDAAIKFLQYMADEGGMEASYKAFDRYPARKDVAEKVVPDTDPAKEMYSQYAEECNVQGRPMVAQTMEFISDMGTIFQSCMKDEITVDEFCEKAQELVETYQ encoded by the coding sequence ATGAGGAAAAAAGTGTTAAGTGCAGTTTTAGCTGCAACAATGGTAGCAGGAATGATGGGAAATGTTGTAAGTGTATCCGCAGAAGAGAAGTATGATCTTACTTTATATAGTGTCAATACTACAGACCCGGATTTTGATGACTGGCTTGCAAATGTAGAAGAGGCAACAGGATTAAATATCAATGTTGTTGCAGCACCCACCGATTCAGACACACGTCAGCAGAAGATCACAACAATTCTTTCTACGGGAGATTCTTCCGTGGATGTTATTGAGATTAACGATGAAATGAGTGCTGCATTCAAGAACTCCGGATGGTTGGATGGACTCAACGATACAGTTATGACAGATGATATCGTTGATCAGTTTGCTCAGGGTTATATTGCGGACATGATTACAGATAAAGACGGAAACATCGTAGGTGTTCCTGGATATTCCGGATATCTTGCCTTTTGGGTAAATCAGGAAATTATGGATGAAGTAGGAATTGAATCGATTGATACAAAAGAAGACTTTATGAAGTACATGGAAGCGGTTTCTAAAGATGGACGTTACGGATATGGTGGTTCTTGGGAAAAAACTTATTCATTTAATGAAATTGCACAGTTTGTAAATATGTTTGGTGGAGATTACTTTGACTGGACGAAAGAGGAAAATAAGGAAGCAATTCAGTTTCTGCATGACTTGGTAGCAAACAATGAAACACCAATTGATGAGATTGCAGACAAATATGACCAGATGAATCCAAAAATAAACGATGGTAAATACGGATGTTGGTTTATGTGGGGTCTGGGCACTGATTATGCAAAGGCAGATATGCTTGGTGAAGACAAGATTCATATGGCAATGGTACCTGATTTCAGTGGAAACGGAGAAAGAGCAATCTTTACAGATTCCTGGAACTATGTACTTAACAGTGCCTCAAAGAATAAAGATGCAGCAATTAAATTCCTGCAGTATATGGCAGATGAAGGTGGAATGGAAGCATCCTATAAAGCATTTGACAGATATCCTGCAAGAAAGGATGTTGCAGAAAAAGTTGTTCCGGATACTGATCCTGCAAAAGAAATGTACAGCCAGTATGCAGAAGAGTGCAATGTACAGGGACGTCCGATGGTAGCGCAGACAATGGAATTCATCAGTGATATGGGAACAATCTTCCAGTCCTGCATGAAAGATGAGATCACAGTAGATGAGTTCTGTGAGAAAGCTCAGGAATTAGTTGAGACATATCAGTAA
- a CDS encoding carbohydrate ABC transporter permease, with product MKKDSKKYNIYHGVVAGGRWVLFAIVSFIILFPVYWIFISSITPSGELFKTPIDYLPDHPTLESYKFLLENVGLLSKVGNTVLIVGLTLVISTVFCAMAAYGFSRFTTKGINIAFAFIIATMLIPEVVTARPLYEFMQKVKLYDTYPGLILLYISTVIPFTVLILRNFVGEIPISLEEAAAIDGATFSQRLFTIVLPLMKPAIATVCIINFITCLNNFFTPLFYSNGIQVLSVAIVQLPLRDNMYGVPWDLVSAMGWIILLPIIIFVAVFEKQIMDGIMAGGVKA from the coding sequence ATGAAAAAAGATTCAAAGAAATATAACATATATCATGGTGTAGTGGCTGGTGGAAGATGGGTACTGTTTGCAATTGTCTCATTTATTATCCTGTTCCCGGTATACTGGATTTTTATTTCCTCTATTACACCTTCCGGAGAATTATTTAAAACACCGATTGATTATCTGCCGGATCATCCGACACTGGAAAGCTACAAGTTCCTGCTCGAGAATGTAGGACTTTTGTCAAAAGTGGGAAATACAGTATTGATCGTAGGTCTTACACTGGTTATCAGTACTGTATTCTGTGCAATGGCTGCATACGGATTCTCACGTTTCACTACAAAAGGAATCAATATTGCTTTTGCATTTATTATTGCAACTATGTTAATTCCTGAGGTTGTTACAGCAAGACCATTGTATGAGTTCATGCAGAAAGTAAAATTATATGATACATATCCAGGATTGATTCTGCTGTATATCAGTACTGTTATCCCGTTTACGGTTCTGATCCTGAGAAACTTTGTGGGGGAAATCCCTATTTCACTGGAAGAGGCAGCAGCGATTGACGGTGCAACTTTTTCACAGAGACTTTTTACAATCGTATTGCCACTTATGAAACCTGCAATTGCAACTGTATGTATTATCAACTTTATTACCTGCTTGAATAACTTCTTCACACCGTTATTTTATTCAAATGGCATTCAGGTTCTTTCCGTTGCCATTGTACAGCTTCCGCTGCGTGACAACATGTATGGAGTTCCGTGGGATCTGGTAAGTGCAATGGGATGGATTATTCTTTTACCGATTATTATTTTTGTTGCAGTCTTTGAAAAACAAATTATGGATGGTATAATGGCAGGAGGAGTAAAAGCCTGA
- a CDS encoding carbohydrate ABC transporter permease — MREGVPVTISKKSMKWIPWLLVLPVVIIRGFTTLYPILMTVKNSFCDIRILAGVDEFCGFKNYLKVFSDPKVLTSIRFTVVFVVVSMILHVILGVCLALILNMKFKGRRFLRTIVLIPWAMPAVVVGMAAKWAFNNDYGLINDFIRWFVHGYQNSWLINTGSARAAVIAMDLWKDLPFFAILVLSGLQFISGDIYEAAKVDGANGIQCFFKITLPLILKNVLTLTIPFTLWRLTTFDIVYSMTSGGPGEDTALIAYRITTEAFTNLNVGYASALAMLLFVVMAVFSWLNIHVMNKIDN; from the coding sequence ATGAGGGAGGGAGTTCCTGTGACAATCAGTAAAAAATCGATGAAATGGATTCCATGGCTGCTGGTTTTGCCTGTAGTTATCATCCGTGGATTCACAACATTATATCCTATTTTAATGACTGTTAAAAATAGTTTTTGTGACATCAGAATTCTGGCAGGAGTGGACGAATTCTGCGGATTCAAAAATTATCTGAAAGTTTTTTCAGATCCAAAAGTGCTTACATCCATACGATTTACAGTAGTATTTGTAGTGGTATCTATGATATTACATGTAATATTAGGCGTGTGTCTTGCTCTGATATTAAATATGAAGTTTAAGGGACGCCGCTTTCTTCGTACGATTGTACTGATTCCCTGGGCAATGCCGGCAGTTGTTGTAGGTATGGCTGCAAAATGGGCATTCAATAATGATTATGGTCTGATCAATGACTTTATCAGATGGTTTGTCCATGGATACCAGAATAGCTGGCTCATCAATACAGGATCTGCAAGAGCTGCTGTAATTGCCATGGATCTGTGGAAAGATCTTCCGTTCTTTGCGATTCTTGTATTATCCGGTCTGCAGTTTATTTCGGGTGATATCTATGAAGCCGCAAAAGTAGACGGGGCAAATGGAATCCAGTGTTTCTTCAAGATTACATTACCGTTGATACTGAAAAATGTGTTGACTTTAACTATTCCATTTACTTTATGGAGACTGACAACCTTTGATATTGTATATTCTATGACTTCAGGTGGTCCTGGAGAAGATACGGCACTGATCGCATACAGAATCACGACAGAAGCGTTTACCAATCTGAATGTCGGTTATGCATCTGCACTGGCAATGTTACTGTTTGTTGTGATGGCAGTATTCAGCTGGCTGAATATACATGTTATGAACAAGATTGATAACTAG
- a CDS encoding IS110 family transposase, producing MNAVGIDVSKGKSMVAILRSYGEIISKPFEVKHTVSGIRSLIEQIQSIDGESRIVMEHTGRYYEPLVRELSKADLFVSAINPKLIKDFGDNSLRKVKSDKADAVKIARYTLDSWTELRQYSLMDEIRNQLKTMNRQFDFYMKHKTAMKNNLISILDQTYPGANTYFDSPAREDGSQKWVDFSATYWHVDCVRKLSLNAFIDHYQKWCKRRKYNFSRSKAVEIYEASKELVSILPKDDLTKLIIKQAVEQLNTASQTVEQLRTMMNEAASKLPEYPVVMAMKGVGKSLGPQLMAEIGDVSRFTHKGAITAFAGVDPGVNESGSYEQKSVPASKRGSSTLRKTLFQVMDVLIKTKPQDDPVYLFMDKKRAQGKPYYVYMTAGANKFLRIYYGRVKEYLSSLPE from the coding sequence ATGAATGCAGTAGGTATTGATGTTTCCAAAGGAAAAAGCATGGTTGCTATCCTTCGTTCTTATGGTGAGATCATTTCAAAACCATTTGAAGTCAAACACACAGTCAGTGGGATTCGCTCTCTCATTGAGCAGATCCAATCCATTGATGGCGAATCTCGTATTGTCATGGAACACACCGGTCGTTATTACGAACCTCTTGTCCGTGAACTTTCGAAAGCTGACCTTTTTGTATCTGCCATAAATCCCAAACTCATCAAAGATTTTGGAGACAACTCTCTCCGCAAAGTAAAGTCCGATAAAGCGGATGCAGTAAAAATTGCACGCTATACTCTTGACAGTTGGACGGAACTCAGACAGTATAGTCTCATGGATGAAATTCGTAATCAACTGAAAACCATGAACCGCCAGTTTGATTTTTACATGAAACACAAAACCGCTATGAAAAATAATCTAATCAGCATCCTTGACCAAACTTATCCGGGAGCTAACACTTATTTTGACAGCCCTGCCCGTGAGGATGGAAGTCAAAAATGGGTTGACTTTTCAGCCACCTACTGGCATGTGGATTGTGTTCGTAAACTCTCTCTAAACGCCTTTATCGACCACTATCAAAAGTGGTGTAAACGCAGGAAGTACAACTTCAGCCGTTCAAAAGCTGTTGAAATCTATGAAGCATCTAAGGAGCTTGTTTCTATACTTCCAAAAGACGATCTGACAAAGTTAATCATCAAACAGGCTGTAGAACAATTAAATACGGCTTCACAGACTGTGGAACAGCTTCGTACCATGATGAATGAGGCTGCTTCTAAACTGCCGGAATACCCTGTTGTCATGGCTATGAAAGGTGTAGGTAAATCGCTTGGTCCACAGCTTATGGCAGAGATTGGTGATGTCTCCCGATTTACCCACAAAGGAGCCATTACAGCCTTTGCAGGCGTTGATCCCGGTGTAAATGAATCCGGTTCATATGAGCAGAAAAGCGTTCCTGCTTCCAAGCGCGGTTCCAGTACTCTTCGTAAGACTCTGTTTCAAGTCATGGATGTTCTCATCAAAACAAAGCCACAGGATGATCCTGTCTACTTGTTTATGGATAAGAAACGAGCACAAGGAAAGCCTTATTACGTCTACATGACAGCCGGTGCGAATAAGTTTCTTCGCATCTACTATGGTCGAGTGAAAGAATATCTGTCTTCACTCCCAGAATAA